TTCTCCATGAGAAGTTTATGCCTTTGCTCCGGACTCGCCGGGACTTTGTTATCGCCAAGCTGTTGCTGCAACCATTCATCATAATACTCAGCCCGAGCCTCATATTCATTGAAAAAGGCAGGACCTATTGCCCTCTGGGGTATCTGATCGTTAGCCCGAGTCCCTTTTCCATGACGCAGATTGATTAGCTTTTGAAGTATATACAGCCTTTCTGAGTCGTCCAATACGTCCTGGAGCGTTTTGTTGCTGCCCGTTGTGGCATTGAGATAGGCGACGTAATAGGCTAGTGTGGGCAGATTCTTTGAGGGTTCAGTAGTATTAGCCGCCTCCGGGTTTCTTACGTCTATCCAGGGGAGCTTGCAGAGTCCGGTGGCGTTGAACCAGGTGCGAATCAGGGGGAACCACTTAAGCGCGTTCGCCTTGTGCTCTAAGGTGGGCAGTTCCTTATGAACCTGGTCGATGAATATCAGCCATGCCTCGTCATGTTGCGGTCCTTTAAGGGCAAAGCCATATCCACCCTGCTGGGCGAGCGACTCTTTGGTAATGTACATGGAGAACTCAAGGCCTTTGACTTCCATGCCAAACTTGTTGAGCTCAGCCATGACAGTATCTTGAGAGGTGCCATTTCGGGAGGCATACTTCGCGGAAACCCATTTCTTGCCCCTGGCTACACCCTGGCCAACAATCTTACCGAAACCTTGCCCACTGGCTATTTCATGCAACAATCTATCTGCAGTATCTATGTTGCCGAATGTCAGCTCATAACCTACATCATCGGCAGTCAGAAATCCGCGCTGGAAACATTCCATAAAAAAGCTAATTGTCACGCCCGTGGAGATGGTATCGATGCCATATTCATCGCAGTACCAGTTATATTCCATGACAAAATGGGGGTCGAAAACACCCATGCAGGAGACCGCGCCAACGGTTTCATACTCAGGCCCGTCGATGTTAACTACCTTCCCTGCCTTCGGGCCCCGTGTAAGTTCGACATTTTCAGACCCCTTAGCGCAGGCAAGGTTGCATCCATAGTAACAGCCATCGGGTATCTTCTTACTGAAGTACTTATCAAGGAAGACCTGTGCAAACAGCTTGGAGGACTCAGGGCTCTGCCCGTACTGGTAGTTATTTATAGGGAAAATGTGGAATTTGTCCATATACTCGGATAGGCCTGTAGTTCCCCATGTAGCCAGGTGTAGCTGTTGAGGGTCGCACTTGGAGACAACCGCCTTTAGCCGTGAACCCGCCTGGCGCACGCCTTCTTTATCTATAGCATTGTTCCCGTTTACCTTTGACAGGCTAGAACGCACCACAATGCCTCGTAGTCCCTTGTATCGCATAACGGTACCGGTACCACCCCTGCCGGCCTGTTTTGAGCGGATGCGCCTCCGCCTTACGTCAAAGAACAGGCTATTGACAATACCGAACCTGGCATTGCAGGCGCCTTTGCCCGCGGTTACGGCAGCAAGGGAATCGCTGTATTCCCCACCATTAACGTCTTTCATCAGTTTCTCTCCAAAGGAAAGGGCGCCATCATCGATTTCTCTATCGTGGGCCGGCGCAGCGGCAATACTGATGGTCTGCGCATCGCCGTCAATCAAAATAACAACATCTCCATTAGATATGCCAGAAACAGCCAGTGCATCAAAACCGGCACGTTTCAAGAGTGGCCCGAAATGACCGCCGATGTTGGAATCGATGAACGTATCTGTCAGAGGCGAAATAGTGCCAACTATGAATTTGCCTGTTCCTGGGAAGGCCGGCTCATTACCCAGTG
The sequence above is a segment of the Chloroflexota bacterium genome. Coding sequences within it:
- a CDS encoding aldehyde:ferredoxin oxidoreductase, whose amino-acid sequence is MKILHQIKYKPAKVVGGYTDRILRVNLGKQEITVQELPPDFKNKYVGGRGYALKLIWDGTTRETRYDSPDNILVMASGPLGNEPAFPGTGKFIVGTISPLTDTFIDSNIGGHFGPLLKRAGFDALAVSGISNGDVVILIDGDAQTISIAAAPAHDREIDDGALSFGEKLMKDVNGGEYSDSLAAVTAGKGACNARFGIVNSLFFDVRRRRIRSKQAGRGGTGTVMRYKGLRGIVVRSSLSKVNGNNAIDKEGVRQAGSRLKAVVSKCDPQQLHLATWGTTGLSEYMDKFHIFPINNYQYGQSPESSKLFAQVFLDKYFSKKIPDGCYYGCNLACAKGSENVELTRGPKAGKVVNIDGPEYETVGAVSCMGVFDPHFVMEYNWYCDEYGIDTISTGVTISFFMECFQRGFLTADDVGYELTFGNIDTADRLLHEIASGQGFGKIVGQGVARGKKWVSAKYASRNGTSQDTVMAELNKFGMEVKGLEFSMYITKESLAQQGGYGFALKGPQHDEAWLIFIDQVHKELPTLEHKANALKWFPLIRTWFNATGLCKLPWIDVRNPEAANTTEPSKNLPTLAYYVAYLNATTGSNKTLQDVLDDSERLYILQKLINLRHGKGTRANDQIPQRAIGPAFFNEYEARAEYYDEWLQQQLGDNKVPASPEQRHKLLMEKRIEAYQYLCDIVYEKKGFTSEGIPKRETVEKFGLMDEQARQLFNQLGI